One genomic region from Spirosoma sp. KCTC 42546 encodes:
- a CDS encoding permease prefix domain 2-containing transporter has product MNPPKLADRLLTWFCAPHLREEVLGDLHERYYLRAHRLGEAQARRRYWREVLAYLRPSMIKRQAEKYPTPTNTDMLRNYVKIAFRTLSRHKLYTVLNVAGLTFGITCFLLIGLYLFDELTFDQQHSKTNRLYRAIQHKKTASEDLLIAATSYKVAEEAKTHVGEIENSARIFRTGRANLSNPENKHTFQETITFGTASLLELFDFEVIDGNGKSGLTEPNSIIIVEELAQRLFNSTQVVGKTVDFELGKPLKITAVLKNHPRNSSFSFNAVISEATISRDPDFGDSMSDWASQNFMTFFLLKEKADPEVAASKLTDLLNANVKWDAGTSANFTLQPLAAMHLFSEHIIDRARNSNVEAMSQGVFLYVKIFAIVALFVLLIACINYMNLATARASNRSKEIGVRKANGAFQSHLIYQFLTESLVVTSLSFLLAVVLINVLLPFFNEFTGKELSLGIHSDYRIWLYALIALVVTGLLSGSYPAFLLSRFSPLLLLTKMKRQSKGDLSFRQGLVVFQFTISVVMMIATIVLFQQVQFANNKDLGFTKELLLVVDINSGKIRSGAETIKTEFSRIPTVKSVSVTSRVPGEWKIIPTVKIRPEGNTSEHKTAYWIGADENFIRTFAIKLINGRNFQGMSDSTAVLLNETAAKQLGIREAASQRVEIPARAMEGSYRPLNEANQPFNARVIGIVKDFHFQSLREKIAPMVLGFQRNPVHNIDYFTARIDGKDMPATLAQMNTILTKIDPTHLLEYHFLDEQLARFYLDDQRRETMLIWVALATIFIACLGLFGLATYAAEQRIKEIGVRKVLGASVLSLSALLSKDFLKLVLIANGIAFPLAWWATHQWLNEFAYHIQVDWWVFVVAGVLSVTIALATISYQAIKAALVNPVKSLRSE; this is encoded by the coding sequence ATGAACCCACCAAAATTAGCCGATCGACTACTAACCTGGTTTTGTGCTCCTCATCTGCGGGAGGAAGTGCTGGGCGATTTACATGAACGCTATTATCTGCGGGCTCATCGACTCGGTGAGGCTCAAGCCCGACGCCGTTACTGGCGGGAAGTGCTGGCCTATCTGCGACCATCGATGATCAAACGACAAGCTGAAAAATACCCAACTCCAACAAATACTGATATGCTACGGAATTATGTAAAAATTGCTTTTCGAACGCTTAGCCGACACAAGCTGTATACCGTTCTCAACGTAGCTGGTCTGACGTTCGGGATTACGTGTTTTTTGCTGATCGGCTTATATCTCTTCGATGAGCTGACATTTGATCAGCAGCACAGCAAAACGAATCGGCTTTACCGCGCTATTCAGCATAAAAAAACAGCTTCCGAAGATCTTCTGATTGCGGCTACTAGCTATAAGGTTGCTGAAGAGGCAAAAACACATGTTGGTGAAATTGAAAACTCAGCCCGGATTTTCCGAACGGGAAGGGCTAATTTATCAAACCCGGAAAACAAGCATACGTTTCAGGAAACAATCACCTTTGGTACGGCAAGCTTGCTGGAACTATTTGATTTTGAAGTAATTGATGGTAATGGTAAGTCGGGCTTGACTGAGCCGAACTCAATTATTATCGTCGAAGAACTAGCTCAACGACTGTTTAACAGCACGCAGGTTGTTGGTAAAACTGTGGATTTTGAGTTGGGTAAACCGCTGAAGATAACGGCTGTCCTGAAAAATCACCCCCGCAATTCGAGTTTTAGTTTCAACGCGGTCATTTCGGAAGCAACCATCAGCCGTGATCCGGATTTCGGGGACAGTATGTCTGACTGGGCATCACAAAATTTCATGACGTTCTTTCTGTTGAAGGAAAAGGCCGATCCTGAGGTAGCAGCGTCGAAACTAACAGACTTACTCAACGCCAACGTGAAATGGGATGCCGGAACATCGGCCAACTTTACCTTACAGCCACTGGCAGCTATGCACCTCTTTTCTGAGCATATTATAGACCGCGCCAGAAACTCCAACGTCGAGGCAATGAGCCAGGGAGTATTCCTCTACGTGAAAATCTTTGCCATTGTGGCTCTGTTTGTCCTGCTCATTGCCTGCATCAATTACATGAACCTCGCCACCGCCCGGGCTTCCAATCGGTCGAAAGAGATTGGCGTTCGGAAAGCCAATGGAGCGTTTCAGAGTCATCTCATCTATCAGTTTCTAACCGAATCGCTGGTTGTAACATCTCTTTCGTTTCTGCTGGCGGTGGTGCTGATTAATGTACTGCTCCCTTTCTTCAATGAGTTTACCGGCAAAGAACTCTCACTGGGTATTCACAGCGATTATCGAATCTGGCTTTATGCTCTGATCGCTCTTGTTGTTACCGGATTACTATCAGGCAGTTATCCTGCGTTTTTGTTGTCGCGGTTTAGCCCACTTTTGCTGCTGACAAAGATGAAACGGCAAAGCAAAGGGGACCTGTCGTTTCGACAAGGGCTGGTTGTTTTTCAATTTACAATTTCGGTGGTCATGATGATCGCTACCATTGTACTGTTTCAACAGGTTCAGTTTGCGAATAACAAGGATTTGGGGTTCACTAAAGAATTACTGCTGGTGGTGGATATTAACAGCGGGAAAATACGAAGTGGGGCAGAAACGATCAAAACGGAATTCAGCCGGATCCCAACAGTAAAAAGTGTATCGGTTACGTCCAGAGTACCGGGCGAGTGGAAGATAATTCCAACGGTTAAAATCAGGCCCGAAGGAAACACCAGTGAACACAAGACCGCGTACTGGATTGGGGCCGACGAAAACTTTATCAGGACCTTTGCTATAAAGCTTATAAACGGGCGGAATTTTCAGGGAATGAGTGATTCTACGGCTGTCCTCCTGAATGAAACAGCCGCTAAGCAACTCGGTATCCGCGAAGCTGCTTCGCAACGGGTCGAAATCCCCGCCCGAGCTATGGAGGGGAGCTATAGGCCCCTCAATGAGGCTAACCAACCCTTTAACGCGCGGGTTATTGGGATTGTAAAGGATTTTCATTTTCAATCGTTGCGTGAAAAAATTGCACCGATGGTGCTGGGTTTTCAGCGTAACCCGGTGCATAACATCGACTACTTTACAGCCCGAATCGACGGAAAAGATATGCCGGCTACGCTAGCCCAGATGAATACCATTCTGACCAAAATTGACCCCACCCATTTGCTCGAATATCACTTTCTGGACGAACAGCTAGCCCGATTTTACCTGGACGATCAACGCCGGGAAACCATGCTTATCTGGGTTGCGCTGGCTACTATTTTTATTGCCTGCCTGGGGCTTTTTGGGCTGGCTACGTATGCCGCTGAACAACGGATCAAAGAAATTGGGGTGCGCAAAGTGCTGGGTGCCAGTGTGCTGAGTCTTTCGGCCCTGTTGTCAAAAGATTTTCTGAAACTAGTCCTGATCGCTAATGGCATAGCCTTTCCACTGGCCTGGTGGGCTACACATCAATGGCTCAATGAATTTGCGTATCACATTCAGGTTGACTGGTGGGTGTTTGTTGTTGCAGGAGTTTTATCCGTCACCATTGCCCTGGCAACCATTAGTTATCAGGCAATTAAAGCCGCCCTGGTGAATCCCGTTAAGAGTTTGCGAAGCGAATAG
- a CDS encoding ABC transporter permease has protein sequence MKAKKSAQGPPRWMTRFIEWACAPHLREEVLGDLLERYILWVEQWGELKARRRYWREVLAYMRPSISKRQAEKYPTPATMEMLQNYVKIAWRNLLANKAFSIINILGLAIGLASFMLIAVFVYNELSYDKYPSDANHIYRVNISVIGNGDVAIYPNVDAAVGNGILNAFPEAKESTRLLPASDYVQYKNNQFKEAHLAFADSNFLQLFSIPLIEGYDRDALVAPNSIVLSKAFAIKYFGNEDPLGKSIAIGTNKTAYKVTGLFEKVPDNSHFHFDAFLSLSTHHSINPTWSNVGFYTYIKLTDKADPKKLEAKFPQLVAKYVVPEVQRDMGISLAEAQKSVDTFRFLLQPLTAIHLYSDTKYELEPNGDIQYVVIFLILALFILLLACVNFTNLSTAQAAKRSREVGVRKVMGSVKKQLIIQFLTESVLLTSFAMICAYLLVFLLLPFFNQLANRQIGFSFFLNYQAILTVFLVSFLSGILAGIYPAFFLSSFSIIKTLKGSLFTKSPQNKPLHSSLIVFQFSISTVLLIATIVVYKQLYYMQNKKLGYDKDQVIALPDTRLLGTNQLAFKEQLLQDSRVIAASNSRYFPGGEMMDGTQIHPKNETSNGVEIHANIFHIDYDYLRTLGIPIIQGRNFSKDFPSDSISGVLINESAVRELGWTGLNPIGRSVVKSGQQEFKVIGVTKDFNYVSVKQKVAPLMMVLGRNFGGIVLKIKTTDVNGFLGDLKKQWDSFNPNGPLEYSFLDDKFATFYASEQRVQTLFSVFALLAVVIASLGLFALSAFVIEQRKKEIGIRKVMGASVPGIVQLLIQDFVKLVLISIVIATPLAWYAMNRWLQGFAYRIDIEWWMFTLAGLLAIGIALLTVSFQSIKAALMNPVSSLRSE, from the coding sequence ATGAAGGCTAAAAAATCGGCTCAAGGCCCACCCAGGTGGATGACCCGCTTCATTGAGTGGGCGTGTGCACCTCACTTACGGGAGGAAGTGCTGGGTGATTTACTCGAACGCTACATACTCTGGGTGGAGCAATGGGGCGAGTTGAAAGCCCGACGACGCTACTGGCGGGAAGTGCTGGCCTATATGCGGCCATCTATTAGTAAACGACAAGCTGAAAAATACCCAACTCCAGCAACTATGGAAATGCTACAAAACTATGTTAAAATCGCCTGGCGAAATCTGCTCGCCAATAAAGCCTTTTCTATTATTAACATTCTGGGATTAGCCATTGGTCTTGCCAGTTTTATGCTAATAGCTGTGTTTGTTTATAATGAATTGAGTTATGACAAATACCCCTCGGATGCTAACCATATATACCGTGTAAACATATCCGTTATTGGCAACGGTGATGTGGCCATTTATCCAAATGTAGACGCGGCTGTTGGTAATGGAATCCTGAACGCATTTCCTGAAGCAAAGGAATCGACTCGCCTACTACCGGCCAGTGATTATGTGCAATATAAAAATAACCAGTTTAAAGAAGCTCATCTGGCATTTGCGGATTCAAATTTTCTACAGTTGTTTTCAATTCCTTTGATTGAAGGATATGACAGAGATGCGCTTGTAGCACCTAATAGTATTGTATTATCGAAAGCGTTTGCCATCAAATATTTTGGCAATGAAGATCCACTCGGAAAATCCATAGCTATTGGTACCAACAAAACGGCTTATAAAGTGACAGGTTTGTTTGAGAAGGTACCTGATAACTCTCATTTTCATTTCGATGCCTTTCTCAGTCTTTCCACCCACCATAGTATAAATCCGACATGGAGTAATGTTGGTTTTTACACGTATATAAAATTAACTGATAAAGCTGACCCCAAAAAGCTGGAGGCAAAATTCCCACAACTCGTTGCTAAATATGTGGTTCCGGAGGTGCAACGCGATATGGGAATAAGTCTGGCAGAAGCCCAGAAATCAGTAGATACGTTTCGGTTTTTGTTACAACCACTTACCGCTATTCATTTGTATTCTGATACTAAATATGAATTGGAGCCCAATGGCGATATACAGTATGTTGTAATTTTTCTAATTCTAGCCTTGTTTATTCTACTGTTAGCCTGCGTTAATTTTACAAACCTTTCTACTGCCCAGGCCGCAAAGCGTTCCCGGGAAGTTGGGGTTCGTAAAGTAATGGGGTCAGTAAAAAAACAGCTGATTATCCAGTTTCTGACCGAATCGGTGTTGCTGACCAGTTTTGCTATGATATGCGCTTATTTACTGGTATTTCTTCTATTACCATTCTTCAATCAACTGGCAAACAGGCAAATCGGCTTCTCGTTTTTCCTGAACTATCAGGCTATTCTTACGGTGTTTCTGGTGAGTTTTTTATCCGGGATTTTGGCCGGTATTTACCCTGCTTTCTTCCTGTCATCCTTCAGTATTATTAAAACGCTAAAGGGTTCACTATTTACGAAAAGCCCACAAAACAAACCATTGCACAGTAGTTTAATTGTATTTCAGTTTTCGATTTCTACCGTTCTACTTATTGCCACAATAGTTGTTTACAAACAGCTATATTATATGCAGAATAAAAAGTTGGGGTATGACAAAGATCAGGTAATAGCACTGCCTGATACCCGATTATTGGGCACCAATCAATTAGCCTTTAAAGAGCAGCTTTTACAGGATAGTCGCGTGATTGCTGCCAGTAATTCGAGGTATTTTCCGGGCGGTGAAATGATGGATGGAACCCAAATTCATCCTAAAAATGAAACATCGAATGGCGTAGAAATTCATGCAAATATTTTTCATATAGACTACGATTATCTACGGACATTAGGGATACCGATTATACAGGGGAGAAATTTTTCGAAAGACTTTCCGAGCGATTCAATTTCGGGTGTATTAATTAATGAATCCGCCGTTCGCGAATTAGGATGGACTGGCTTAAATCCTATTGGTCGATCCGTTGTTAAGTCAGGTCAGCAGGAATTTAAGGTAATAGGGGTTACTAAGGACTTTAATTATGTGTCTGTAAAGCAAAAAGTTGCCCCACTTATGATGGTGCTGGGAAGGAATTTCGGTGGTATCGTATTGAAAATCAAGACGACCGATGTGAATGGATTTCTTGGTGATTTGAAAAAACAATGGGATTCATTTAATCCAAATGGTCCACTGGAATACAGTTTTCTTGATGACAAATTTGCCACTTTCTACGCGAGTGAGCAACGTGTCCAGACACTGTTTTCCGTGTTTGCCCTATTAGCGGTTGTTATAGCCAGTCTGGGTTTATTTGCGCTGTCTGCTTTTGTCATCGAGCAGCGTAAAAAAGAAATTGGCATCCGTAAGGTTATGGGCGCTTCCGTACCCGGTATTGTCCAATTGCTCATTCAGGATTTCGTAAAACTGGTTCTGATTTCAATCGTTATTGCCACTCCCTTAGCCTGGTATGCGATGAACCGTTGGCTACAGGGATTTGCCTACCGGATCGACATCGAGTGGTGGATGTTCACCCTGGCGGGCCTGTTGGCTATCGGTATTGCCTTACTAACGGTAAGTTTCCAGAGTATCAAAGCCGCTTTAATGAATCCGGTTAGCTCCCTTCGGTCGGAATGA
- a CDS encoding PadR family transcriptional regulator, which yields MRRSDLGEFEEVVLLAVAALSPKAYSVVIAEELERETGNTVSTGAVHAALQRLEQKGYVSSFLGEATAERGGRRKRLFTVSALGGKILQEVRAVRNRLWERIDSHLLLDWQ from the coding sequence ATGCGACGTAGTGATTTAGGCGAGTTTGAAGAGGTGGTTTTGCTGGCTGTAGCTGCGCTGTCCCCCAAAGCCTATTCGGTGGTTATTGCCGAAGAACTGGAGCGGGAAACGGGAAACACGGTTAGTACAGGAGCGGTACATGCAGCCCTCCAGCGGTTGGAGCAAAAAGGGTATGTAAGTTCCTTTTTGGGAGAGGCTACCGCCGAGCGGGGAGGTCGCCGAAAACGACTATTTACCGTTTCTGCTTTGGGTGGTAAAATCCTGCAGGAGGTGCGGGCTGTTCGTAATCGACTTTGGGAGCGCATCGACTCGCATTTGCTACTGGATTGGCAGTAA